In Gimesia benthica, a single window of DNA contains:
- a CDS encoding glycogen debranching protein yields MDHWDKREGSPVHLGETWVPAENAYNFAIYSKHAEQVKLLFFTEDNLFEPVFEFAFDYLRNKSAEIWHCRIPKEKIKSAKYYAYQMDGPSPDGIYDWHAFDPDKLLFDPYSHNLFFPPLFDRQRACLPGSNIGHAPLSVLQSIECAFNWDDDQHIHHTSDLVIYEMHVKGFTIRENSGVSADARGTFAGVIEKIPYLLELGVTAVELMPVYQFDDDDGNYWGYMPLGFFAPHDAYCKSDDTCERHIEFCEMVKALHTAGIEVILDVVYNHTGEGNEQGPTYSFKGIDNTTYYTLTNNPQDPFANYSGSGNTLHTANRAVRKMIVDSMHYWVKEMHVDGFRFDLASILTRRLDGSIDESNPTTIGQIGSDNTLTDRRFIAEPWDATGEFQLGSRFPGHRWMQWNAAYRDTVQQFVRGDAGKVADLMTRIYGSCDLFPDDCLHALRPYQSVNYITSHDGFTLYDLVSYNSKQNWANGHNNTDGTNDYSWNSGWEGGDAPPEVEQLRKQQAKNLFALLMVSNGSPMFRMGDEFLQTQGGNNNPYNQDNETTWLDWDRLETHQDFFRFVKLMIAFRKRHSTVCRSHFWREDVKWYGVTRYVDLTPAAKTLAFCLHGQSEADVDLYVMINAATNTCIFGIHEGTPGEWQRVVDTALPSPEDVLEPESLKPVSAATYDVQARSVVILIRQKRIL; encoded by the coding sequence ATGGACCACTGGGATAAAAGAGAAGGCTCTCCCGTACATCTGGGAGAAACCTGGGTTCCTGCAGAGAACGCTTACAACTTCGCCATCTATTCGAAACACGCCGAACAGGTGAAGCTGCTGTTCTTCACCGAGGACAATCTGTTCGAACCGGTCTTCGAATTTGCGTTCGACTATCTGCGGAATAAGTCGGCTGAAATCTGGCACTGCCGGATTCCCAAAGAAAAGATCAAATCCGCAAAATATTACGCCTACCAGATGGACGGCCCCTCGCCGGATGGCATATATGACTGGCATGCCTTTGATCCAGATAAGCTGCTGTTTGACCCCTATTCCCACAACCTTTTCTTCCCCCCCCTGTTTGATCGTCAGCGGGCCTGCCTGCCGGGCTCCAACATCGGACATGCCCCGCTCTCGGTATTACAGTCGATTGAGTGCGCCTTTAACTGGGATGACGACCAGCATATCCATCACACTTCTGACCTGGTCATCTACGAGATGCACGTCAAGGGGTTTACCATACGTGAGAACTCTGGAGTCTCGGCTGATGCCCGGGGGACGTTCGCGGGCGTGATTGAAAAAATCCCGTATCTGCTGGAACTGGGAGTGACCGCGGTTGAACTGATGCCCGTCTATCAGTTCGACGACGACGATGGTAATTACTGGGGATACATGCCCCTGGGCTTCTTCGCTCCGCATGATGCGTACTGCAAATCAGACGACACCTGCGAACGCCACATCGAATTTTGTGAAATGGTCAAAGCCCTGCACACGGCCGGCATCGAAGTCATTCTGGATGTGGTTTACAACCATACTGGCGAGGGAAACGAACAGGGCCCCACCTACAGTTTCAAAGGGATCGACAACACCACTTATTACACACTGACCAATAATCCCCAAGATCCGTTCGCCAATTATTCGGGATCGGGCAACACGCTGCATACCGCCAACCGGGCCGTCCGCAAAATGATCGTCGACAGCATGCACTACTGGGTTAAGGAGATGCATGTAGACGGATTCCGTTTTGATCTGGCCAGCATCCTCACCCGCCGACTGGATGGAAGCATCGACGAATCGAACCCGACCACGATTGGACAGATTGGTTCAGACAACACCCTGACCGACCGCCGTTTCATCGCAGAACCCTGGGATGCAACGGGAGAGTTTCAGCTCGGCTCCCGTTTTCCCGGTCATCGCTGGATGCAATGGAATGCCGCCTACCGAGATACCGTGCAACAGTTCGTGCGGGGGGATGCCGGAAAAGTCGCGGACCTCATGACTCGCATCTACGGCAGTTGTGACCTGTTTCCCGATGACTGCCTGCACGCCCTGCGACCTTATCAGAGCGTCAACTATATCACTTCGCATGACGGCTTCACCCTGTATGATCTGGTCTCGTATAACAGCAAACAGAACTGGGCCAACGGTCACAACAATACCGATGGCACCAACGATTACAGCTGGAACAGCGGCTGGGAAGGCGGAGACGCACCTCCCGAAGTCGAACAGCTTAGAAAGCAGCAGGCCAAAAACCTGTTTGCGCTGTTGATGGTCTCTAACGGCTCGCCCATGTTTCGTATGGGTGACGAATTCCTGCAGACCCAGGGCGGCAACAACAACCCGTACAACCAAGACAACGAAACGACCTGGCTCGACTGGGATCGACTCGAGACGCACCAGGATTTCTTTCGTTTCGTCAAACTGATGATCGCTTTCCGAAAACGGCACTCAACGGTCTGCCGTTCCCATTTCTGGAGAGAAGATGTAAAATGGTATGGAGTTACACGCTATGTCGATCTGACGCCTGCCGCGAAAACGCTGGCGTTCTGTCTGCATGGTCAGAGTGAAGCGGACGTCGATTTGTATGTCATGATCAATGCTGCCACCAACACCTGCATTTTTGGAATCCATGAAGGAACTCCCGGAGAATGGCAGCGAGTGGTCGACACGGCCCTGCCCAGCCCGGAAGATGTGCTGGAACCAGAGTCCCTGAAGCCGGTTTCCGCAGCAACCTACGATGTGCAGGCACGGTCGGTTGTGATTCTGATCAGGCAAAAGCGTATCTTATAA
- a CDS encoding FAD-dependent oxidoreductase, with protein MDEFQPPASGASITTRCCVVGGGPAGLFLGYLLGRAGVEVIVLEKHKDFLRDFRGDTIHPSTLELMHELGLLDEFLGIADKHFESLKLNFEGQDVEGPYFTHLPTQCKFITFAPQWDFLNMLARHAAEFPNFQVHMQSKATGLIFDGDQVVGVKVEGVNGEYEIKADLVVGADGRGSDMRHEAGVEIVEKGIPIDVLWFRVSKAGEVTDNTLARIRDGRMLITIDRGDYFQTGMIIHKGSFDDLKQEGLEAFRKRVVDILPALSDGINDIDSWDKVRLLTVQLNHITNWARPGLLFIGDAAHAMSPVGGVGVNLAVQDAVAAANILADPLYNGTLTLSDLKRVQQRREPPALHMQRLQVFAHQRLFGGSSVPGKPISISWPLRKIAGLLAPILRRKAGKIIGLGLLQEHIECPSRAPRPAEAPAK; from the coding sequence ATGGATGAGTTTCAACCACCGGCAAGCGGTGCTTCTATTACAACTCGCTGCTGTGTTGTAGGCGGAGGGCCAGCGGGATTATTTCTCGGCTATCTGCTGGGGCGGGCCGGCGTGGAAGTCATCGTACTGGAAAAACACAAAGACTTTCTGCGTGACTTTCGTGGCGACACCATTCATCCTTCTACACTGGAGCTGATGCATGAACTGGGCCTGCTCGATGAATTCCTGGGCATCGCGGACAAACACTTCGAATCTCTGAAACTCAATTTTGAAGGCCAGGATGTCGAAGGGCCTTACTTCACACACCTGCCGACCCAATGCAAATTCATCACCTTTGCACCACAGTGGGATTTCCTGAATATGCTGGCCCGGCATGCCGCTGAATTCCCCAACTTCCAGGTACACATGCAGTCGAAAGCCACCGGTCTGATCTTTGACGGAGACCAGGTCGTGGGCGTCAAGGTGGAAGGAGTGAATGGAGAATATGAAATCAAAGCCGATCTTGTCGTCGGTGCCGACGGTCGAGGCTCGGACATGCGCCACGAAGCAGGTGTCGAAATCGTCGAAAAAGGAATTCCCATCGACGTACTCTGGTTCCGGGTCAGCAAAGCAGGCGAAGTCACCGACAACACACTGGCCCGCATTCGAGATGGGAGAATGTTAATCACCATCGACCGGGGAGACTACTTCCAGACCGGGATGATCATTCACAAAGGTTCCTTCGATGACTTGAAGCAGGAAGGCCTCGAAGCCTTTCGCAAACGGGTCGTCGATATACTGCCCGCCCTCTCTGATGGCATCAACGACATCGACTCGTGGGATAAGGTCCGTCTGCTGACCGTACAGCTGAATCATATTACCAACTGGGCTCGTCCGGGGCTGCTGTTCATTGGAGACGCAGCCCATGCGATGTCCCCTGTAGGAGGTGTTGGCGTCAATCTCGCAGTGCAGGATGCGGTCGCAGCAGCCAACATCCTGGCGGATCCGCTCTATAATGGAACCCTGACTCTGTCAGATCTGAAGCGGGTACAACAGCGGCGTGAACCACCGGCACTCCATATGCAGCGTCTGCAGGTCTTCGCACACCAACGACTGTTCGGTGGTAGCAGTGTCCCCGGTAAACCGATCTCAATTTCCTGGCCGTTACGGAAAATCGCCGGGCTGCTTGCCCCGATTCTCAGACGCAAAGCTGGAAAGATCATCGGACTCGGTTTACTGCAGGAGCATATCGAATGCCCCAGTCGGGCCCCTCGCCCTGCAGAAGCGCCCGCGAAATGA
- a CDS encoding prenyltransferase/squalene oxidase repeat-containing protein, translated as MYYSILQACVCCLILNLALLSPAGETAPDPARVRSAISRSIPLIEKAAAGSARERTCFTCHNQALAVLVFSEAQPRGFKIDQTIFQRQVDHTAAALKRGLEKYQAGQGQGGGPDMASFSLWTLELAGRKPDEVTAAVTGYLLERNRSRDHWLRNSTRPPSMSSDTNTSYFVIRALRNFGTKEQQPRIQERLAQSRDWFLKLKPASTEERVFQLRAFLELSVEESQIQTAARELTQLQNSDGGWSQLPEMTSDAYATGTVLVALLRSGQRKANDVSIQRGIKYLLETQLPDGSWYVKSRANPFQTYFETGYPHGKDQFISVTAASWATVALLLTLPTDE; from the coding sequence ATGTACTACTCGATTCTGCAGGCATGCGTCTGCTGTCTCATTCTGAATCTCGCACTCTTATCGCCAGCCGGTGAAACCGCTCCCGATCCGGCTCGGGTTCGATCAGCCATTTCCCGTTCCATCCCCCTCATCGAAAAAGCAGCCGCCGGTTCAGCCCGTGAACGAACCTGTTTCACCTGTCATAATCAGGCCCTGGCCGTCCTGGTATTCAGTGAGGCACAGCCGCGGGGATTCAAAATTGATCAGACCATTTTTCAAAGACAGGTCGATCACACAGCAGCTGCCCTCAAGCGGGGGCTGGAAAAATATCAGGCGGGACAAGGTCAGGGAGGCGGTCCTGACATGGCCAGCTTCTCCCTCTGGACACTGGAGCTGGCAGGTAGGAAACCGGATGAAGTCACAGCAGCCGTCACCGGGTATCTGCTGGAACGCAACCGCTCCCGCGATCACTGGCTGCGTAATTCTACGCGGCCTCCGTCCATGTCCAGCGATACCAATACCAGCTATTTCGTGATCCGGGCACTGAGAAATTTTGGAACCAAGGAACAACAACCCCGGATCCAGGAACGTCTCGCTCAAAGCCGCGACTGGTTCCTGAAACTCAAACCGGCTTCCACCGAAGAAAGAGTCTTTCAGTTAAGAGCCTTCCTGGAATTAAGCGTTGAAGAGTCACAAATTCAAACGGCGGCCCGGGAACTGACACAGTTGCAGAATTCCGATGGGGGCTGGTCACAACTCCCCGAGATGACCAGCGACGCCTACGCGACAGGAACCGTGCTGGTGGCCCTTTTACGTTCGGGACAACGGAAGGCAAACGATGTGAGTATTCAACGCGGCATAAAATACCTGCTCGAGACTCAGCTCCCGGATGGCTCGTGGTATGTGAAATCGCGTGCCAATCCATTCCAGACTTACTTCGAAACCGGCTATCCGCACGGGAAAGACCAGTTCATCTCAGTCACTGCGGCCAGTTGGGCCACCGTTGCACTGCTACTGACTCTGCCGACCGATGAATAA
- a CDS encoding DUF6159 family protein has product MFTRISNGWALSKQSFHVLMLDKELLLFPIMSGISCLLVLASFALPLWNSKYVDVIMNDQQAPQDPVAYVILFAFYFVNYFVMIFFNSALMSCAIIRLKGGNPGIGDGFNSALNRLPQIAGWALVSATVGFIIKMIESRSERLGQFVAGLLGMAWSITTYFVIPVLVVERKNPFESIKRSVGILRETWGESLVANFGIGMIMFLVMIPLIAMIVGGGFLISSGSVALGGALIGVAIFGILLASLVSSACHSIVIAAIYLYAAEDEVPEVFDHDLISHAFAQK; this is encoded by the coding sequence ATGTTTACCCGCATCTCAAACGGATGGGCGCTCTCAAAACAGAGTTTTCACGTCTTAATGCTGGATAAAGAATTGCTGCTGTTTCCCATCATGAGTGGCATTTCCTGTCTGCTGGTACTGGCCAGCTTTGCCCTGCCTCTGTGGAACAGTAAATATGTTGATGTCATCATGAACGATCAACAGGCCCCACAGGATCCTGTCGCTTATGTGATTCTGTTTGCCTTCTATTTCGTAAATTACTTCGTGATGATCTTTTTCAACTCGGCCCTGATGTCCTGTGCCATCATTCGACTGAAGGGGGGCAATCCAGGGATCGGCGATGGTTTTAATTCCGCCCTCAACCGCCTGCCGCAAATCGCCGGTTGGGCTCTGGTCAGTGCGACCGTAGGTTTCATCATCAAGATGATCGAGTCCCGCTCTGAGAGACTGGGACAGTTTGTCGCCGGCCTGCTCGGAATGGCCTGGTCGATTACGACTTATTTCGTGATCCCCGTCCTGGTAGTCGAACGGAAAAACCCCTTTGAGTCAATTAAACGCTCTGTCGGAATTCTGCGCGAGACCTGGGGCGAATCACTGGTCGCCAACTTCGGGATCGGCATGATCATGTTCCTGGTCATGATCCCGCTGATTGCAATGATTGTGGGTGGAGGCTTCTTAATCAGTTCAGGAAGTGTCGCCCTCGGTGGAGCTCTGATAGGAGTCGCCATTTTCGGTATTCTGCTGGCATCCCTGGTTTCCTCCGCCTGCCATTCGATCGTTATCGCAGCCATCTACCTCTACGCTGCAGAGGATGAAGTCCCGGAAGTTTTCGATCATGATCTGATCTCGCATGCCTTCGCTCAGAAATAG
- a CDS encoding glycerophosphodiester phosphodiesterase, translating to MKTESGKGVALNYLKMGIGLLCTLSIVSEVLFAGDPILIAHRGLLRHAPENTLPAFSTCLDLGLGIELDIRTTKDGELVIIHDDSLQRTTDGGKRSIRDIIWAEAQQLDAGKWFDPAFAETRIPTLEETLKLIRDRKRGETVIALNIKQLNPKGEHKLIQLLEKYDLFGDCFGFDQSADMSQRLKKLNPKFRVGQNVSRKNLEARLSEGKLDVFLLTFVPEKSEVDSLKQQGKQVLFNFGGAGEARRNPKVWNQIRAAGVEGMLTDYPLECRRIWREADSGS from the coding sequence ATGAAAACAGAATCCGGAAAGGGCGTTGCTTTGAATTATCTAAAGATGGGAATCGGTCTGCTCTGTACGTTGAGCATCGTCTCTGAGGTTTTATTCGCAGGGGATCCAATCTTGATCGCGCATCGGGGGCTGCTGCGCCATGCTCCCGAAAATACGCTCCCCGCGTTTTCAACGTGCCTGGATCTCGGGCTGGGCATTGAACTGGATATTCGAACGACAAAAGATGGAGAACTGGTCATCATTCACGATGACAGTCTGCAGCGAACAACTGACGGAGGCAAACGTTCCATCAGAGACATCATCTGGGCCGAGGCTCAACAGCTCGATGCTGGAAAGTGGTTTGATCCTGCTTTCGCAGAGACACGGATTCCCACTCTGGAAGAGACTCTGAAGCTGATCAGGGATCGCAAACGGGGCGAGACTGTGATCGCCTTGAACATCAAGCAGCTGAATCCGAAAGGCGAACATAAACTGATTCAACTGCTGGAGAAGTATGATCTGTTCGGCGATTGTTTTGGCTTCGATCAGAGTGCTGATATGAGTCAGCGTCTGAAAAAGTTGAATCCAAAGTTTCGCGTTGGACAAAATGTCAGCCGGAAGAATCTGGAAGCTCGTCTCAGTGAGGGAAAACTGGATGTTTTTCTGCTGACGTTTGTTCCCGAAAAGTCAGAAGTCGACTCTCTCAAACAGCAGGGCAAACAGGTGCTGTTTAATTTTGGTGGAGCAGGGGAGGCCCGTCGGAATCCAAAAGTCTGGAATCAGATCCGTGCGGCTGGAGTGGAAGGCATGCTGACCGATTATCCATTGGAGTGCCGTCGCATCTGGAGAGAAGCAGATTCGGGTTCCTGA